A stretch of the Hypomesus transpacificus isolate Combined female chromosome 12, fHypTra1, whole genome shotgun sequence genome encodes the following:
- the LOC124474421 gene encoding transmembrane protein 131-like isoform X1, translated as MAQAERSSSNLCPTVGAKWLRLLCFRVLFYTLFHISQANKQAFIQTDTILEMFHFGDESLLQKEPEIDITYHHKSSSLQRGNSRPIRFEPSMLDFHEQPVGMPKMEKVYLHNSSPEEISLISISATTAHFHASFFENRIILPGGNTSFDVVFLARVVGNVENTLFINTSHHGVFTYQVFGVGIPNPYRLRPFIGARVPVNSSFSPLINIHNPHSEPLQVVEMYTSGGDLNLELPTGQQGGTHNLWEIPPFETKGVMRASFSSRDADNHTAFIRIKTNASDPDQFIILPVEVEVTSAPGIYSSIEMLDFGTLRSQDKPKQLNLHLLNSGAKDVQITSVRATPSNDAITMDFKGITLKAGENRYTKVASIHFDASKVQKQTQSSGKITVKAKEKSYSKLEIPYQAEVLDGYLGFDHTVTLFHIRDSVMEPVVKPIHLTNTFHFAIHIHHVALPEEANTMFKVQNFSEPVLIPPQESRYIFSLHFRPVRPSTHIDSNILLVTNASRFHLPIRAYTGFLEALVLFPSLHEHLLDFGVLSATDTSSILFAVVNSNPIELVLQPWLVTGENLNVELLKIEKGNRTTVQAKSPELRNATATSHQTVILASGYYSVFRVTLVAKDLEGPYDGAIHITTDYEILTIPVKAVIAVGTLSSYPKHIVLPPSFPGKVVHHSFSIVSSFSQRVRLLQIHSLTDDKRFYYRRLKTSRDELEPKRKSKVAKIYFDSSLQCGDHCYVGVPFVLKSEARPSGLGMQEDMWDSDVDLYQMLRKKWKELQQVSGNTAEAVFEANADLQKIVQTKISAELTWPSVINSSRQLLFPLTSINSSSEMEVILENPADVPVYIQILPLALYPNLCYVTSQLAQMFPLERLPHFNPNTLEFHIDRHNKSFLKSSAGFGEGSTQPYVYNLPLPPEGVKSLRVKFSPVSNHTVTSLLMIRNNLTVVEFLVVQGQGSYERLKLGGKSPGPGAFLRFKMSESHLKECSDKTKSKEPNFTLRRSFKIENTGQLLIDIRSIEINGRACEGFGFKVLSCQEFALKPNASKDIVILFTPDFTASRVTRELKLLTAGGSRFVFALNASLPYHMLASCAATLPRPNWELELYIIISVVMSSMFLLVVVTAYLEALGIWEMFKRRMCFETSSNSMETGKPFDLREIVRLQNDAHLNDYTESTQHPLRGTTNPVSRAASRHARGGHSRASNQPSVPSSQPGAKASENTPSPSQLASRKARSSRQPQPVPGPPEIQTPSPPGAPAPPQGPLEAAQRLPSEEQDYMSLVEAMDKDLDRPEASAEELAQDQTSVQAKANGIKGKLQRKPKSLKRKEERELRTKGRTQGEEALREDNDDTSSTTTETSNPDTESGLREEMIHKKSRSPVLEKAKEETGEHNKSKNKKPVHTKDKTLNDAKSSSLELPYVTPLENKRKIFNSKTVLTQALANSSPTAAVRATPPKPRAPVPYGKLEDRRPSPLAKFLSHESGSSSGSEGEKDVSPPPEWDCVPLFKTHSAVDSMQQISMQTMNADLFLKRPIGTPPPLPPCASTCDSFTTLGFSVSDSSLRAAPGHKCKLTKSVSLPGQNGNPTFAAVAAGYDKSPGGSSAGKAAVSRPDFQGKNGPPHMTSVESDSSDSSGLWSPVGNGRSPSLTSINSFSAFGSSNTFNLSGVFSGMTSGRSLEPQQSWPDFSRAPAPSSSSTGSVWPSEALQPWPCSSSSPSTPTTSILGGGSSLWSSSPPFSPSIWSTSADSTPLHSFTPPPTSPLSDLIGSSENDGQSPGHTALAQNDLSPTYNPWSMWRPTFSRRSSEPWPNASDGNPK; from the exons ATGGCGCAAGCTGAAAGATCTTCGAGTAACCTCTGTCCGACAGTAGGGGCGAAATGGTTACGTCTACTTTGTTTTAGGGTTTTATTTTATACACTCTTTCACATTTCCCAAGCAAACAAACAAG CTTTTATTCAGACAGACACAATCCTAGAAATGTTTCATTTTGGGGATGAAAGTCTCTTGCAG AAAGAGCCTGAAATAGATATTACATATCATCACAAAAG CTCGTCCTTACAGCGAGGAAACAGCAGGCCGATCCGCTTTGAACCATCCATGCTGGATTTCCATGAACA GCCTGTGGGAATGCCAAAAATGGAGAAAGTATACCTACACAACTCCAGTCCAGAGGAGATAAGCTTGATATCTATATCGGCAACAACTGCACATTTTCATGCATCTTTCTTTGAAAACAGG ATAATCCTCCCGGGGGGAAATACATCGTTTGATGTGGTCTTTCTGGCACGAGTAGTGGGGAACGTAGagaatactttatttataaatacCTCACATCACGGAGTGTTTACATATCAG GTATTTGGTGTGGGGATCCCTAACCCTTACAGGCTGAGGCCCTTTATTGGGGCCAGAGTGCCTGTGAACAGCAGTTTCTCTCCCCTCATCAATATCCACAACCCCCACAGTGAGCCATTGCAG gTCGTAGAGATGTACACTAGTGGAGGGGACCTAAATCTTGAGCTACCCACAGGGCAGCAAGGAGGGACTCACAATCTGTGG GAGATCCCTCCGTTTGAGACTAAGGGGGTTATGAGGGCCAGTTTCTCCTCGCGAGACGCCGACAATCACACAGCGTTCATCAGGATCAAGACCAACGCCTCGGACCCAGATCAGTTCATCATCCTgcctgtggaggtggaggtcacCTCAG CACCAGGAATCTACTCCTCAATAGAGATGCTTGACTTTGGGACGCTGCGGTCACAAG ATAAACCAAAACAACTAAATTTGCATCTTCTAAATTCGGGGGCGAAAGATGTACAGATTACA AGCGTACGAGCGACACCCTCAAACGATGCCATCACCATGGACTTCAAGGGCATCACCCTGAAAGCTGGGGAGAATAGATACACCAAAGTTGCAAGTATACATTTTGACG CGTCGAAAGTCCAGAAGCAAACCCAGTCTTCTGGGAAAATAACTGTGAAAGCAAAAGAGAAAAGCTACTCGAAACTTGAAATCCCATACCAAGCTGAAGTTCTAGATGG GTATTTGGGGTTTGACCACACGGTCACCTTGTTCCACATCAGGGACAGTGTGATGGAGCCAGTGGTGAAGCCCATCCACCTCACCAACACCTTCCACTTTGCCATACACATCCACCATGTTGCACTACCAGAGGAAGCCAACACCATGTTTAAG GTGCAGAACTTCAGCGAGCCAGTCCTGATTCCCCCTCAGGAGTCCCGCTACATCTTCTCCCTCCACTTCCGGCCAGTccgcccctccacacacatcgACAGCAACATCCTCCTGGTCACGAATGCCTCCAGGTTCCACCTGCCCATCCGTGCATATACTGGCTTCCTAGAG GCTTTGGTTCTGTTTCCCAGTCTGCATGAGCACCTCCTGGACTTTGGAGTCCTCAGCGCTACAGACACCAGCAGTATTCTCTTTGCCGTTGTCAACAGCAACCCCATAGAG CTGGTTCTGCAGCCATGGCTGGTGACAGGGGAGAACCTGAACGTGGAGCTGCTGAAGATTGAAAAGGGAAACCGGACCACGGTGCAGGCCAAGAGCCCAGAGCTCCGGAACGCCACTGCCACCTCACACCAAACA GTCATCCTAGCCTCAGGCTATTACTCTGTGTTCAGGGTCACATTGGTGGCTAAGGACTTGGAGGGGCCGTATGACGGAGCCATACACATCACAACAGACTACGAG ATATTAACAATCCCAGTCAAAGCGGTTATAGCCGTGGGAACGCTCAGCAGCTACCCCAAGCACATCGTCCTGCCGCCCTCCTTTCCG ggtaaAGTGGTCCACCATAGTTTCAGCATCGTCAGCTCCTTCTCTCAGAGGGTGCGGCTGCTGCAGATCCACTCCCTCACGGACGACAAGCGCTTCTACTACAGGCGGCTGAAGACCAGCCGAGACGAGCTGGAGCCCAAACGCAAGTCCAAG gtcgCAAAGATTTACTTTGACTCCAGTTTGCAGTGTGGCGATCACTGTTATGTGGGAGTACCGTTTGTTCTAAAAT CTGAGGCCCGGCCGTCTGGGCTAGGCATGCAGGAGGACATGTGGGACTCTGACGTGGATTTGTATCAAATGCTGCGGAAGAAGTGGAAGGAACTGCAGCAGGTTTCCGGAAACAC TGCGGAAGCCGTGTTCGAGGCCAACGCTGACCTCCAGAAGATTGTGCAGACCAAGATCTCGGCGGAGCTGACGTGGCCGTCCGTCATCAACTCCTCCCGGCAGCTCCTCTTCCCTCTGACCAGCATCAACAGCTCCTCA GAAATGGAGGTGATCCTGGAGAACCCTGCTGATGTCCCGGTCTACATCCAGATCCTCCCCCTAGCCCTGTACCCCAACCTGTGCTACGTCACCAGCCAACTGGCTCAAAT GTTTCCCCTGGAGAGACTCCCTCACTTCAACCCCAACACACTGGAATTCCACATCGACAGGCATAAT AAATCGTTCCTGAAGAGCAGCGCGGGCTTCGGCGAGGGCTCGACCCAGCCCTACGTTTACAACCTGCCCCTGCCGCCGGAGGGGGTCAAGTCCCTCCGTGTGAAATTCTCCCCCGTCAGCAACCACacggtcacctctctgctcaTGATCAG aaaCAACTTGACTGTGGTGGAGTTTCTTGTGGTCCAGGGTCAGGGCAGTTACGAGAGGCTGAAGTTGGGCGGGAAGTCCCCAGGACCTGGGGCTTTTCTCAGGTTCAAGATGTCTGAATCTCACCTGAAGGAATGCTCCGACA AAACGAAGTCCAAGGAGCCAAACTTCACGCTCAGGAGATCCTTCAAGATTGAGAACACGGGTCAGCTGCTCATCGACATACGGTCCATCGAAATAAACGGACGAGCCTGTGAGGGATTTGGATTCAAAGTCCTCAGTTGCCAAGAGTTTGCACTAAAACCCAACGCTTCAAAAGACATAGTCATACT ATTCACGCCAGACTTCACAGCCTCCAGGGTGACCAGGGAGCTGAAGCTTCTGACGGCTGGGGGCTCCCGCTTTGTGTTTGCCCTGAACGCCTCGCTGCCCTATCACATGCTGGCGTCGTGCGCCGCCACCCTGCCCAGACCCAACTGGGAGCTGGAGCTGTACATCATCATCTCTGTCGTCATGAG CTCCATGTTCCTCCTGGTGGTGGTGACTGCCTACCTGGAGGCTCTGGGGATCTGGGAGATGTTCAAGAGACGCATGTGTTTCGAAACGTCGAGCAATTCCATGGAGACGGGGAAACCCTTTGACCTCAGGGAAATAGTACGCCTGCAAAATGACGCTCA tttaaACGATTACACAGAGTCCACCCAGCACCCGCTGCGAGGGACGACCAACCCCGTCTCCAGAGCCGCCAGCCGACACGCCAGAGGGGGCCACAGCAGGGCGTCAAACCAACCCTCCGTGCCCTCCTCCCAACCCGGCGCCAAGGCCTCCGaaaacaccccctcccccagccagctGGCCAGCCGCAAGGCCCGGTCCAGCAGACAGCCGCAGCCGGTCCCTGGGCCTCCGGAGATCcagaccccctccccacccggtGCCCCGGCCCCGCCGCAGGGCCCCCTGGAGGCGGCCCAGCGGCTCCCCTCAGAGGAGCAGGACTACATGAGCCTGGTGGAGGCCATGGATAAGGACCTGGACAGGCCTGAGGCCTCAGCTGAAGAGCTGGCCCAGGACCAGACCTCGGTTCAGGCCAAAG ccaacgGAATCAAAGGGAAACTACAGCGCAAGCCCAAATCtctgaagaggaaggaggagagggagctgagGACCAAGGGGAGGACTCAAGGAGAGGAGGCGCTGAGGGAGGACAACGACGACAcgtcctccaccaccacagAGACGTCCAACCCCGACACGGAGAGCGGCCTCAGAGAG GAAATGATTCATAAGAAGAGCCGATCACCCGTGTTGGAGAAAGCCAAAGAGGAAACGGGCGAGCACAACAAGTCCAAGAACAAGAAGCCAGTCCATACAAAGGACAAGACCCTAAATGATGCAAAGTCAAg ctcaCTGGAACTTCCGTATGTCACCCCACTGGAAAACAAACGCAAGATCTTCAACAGCAAGACGGTGTTAACCCAGGCACTGGCCAACAGTTCACCTACAGCAGCTGTCAGAGCCACGCCCCCAAAGCCAAGAG cCCCAGTGCCTTATGGGAAGTTGGAGGACCGgcgtccctcccccctcgccaAGTTCCTGTCTCACGAGagcggcagcagcagcggctccgagggagagaaggacgtctccccccccccagagtggGACTGTGTCCCCCTCTTCAAAACCCACAGTG ctgtcgACAGCATGCAGCAGATCTCCATGCAGACCATGAACGCCGACCTTTTCCTGAAAAGACCCATcggcacccctccccctctcccaccctgcgCGTCCACCTGTGACTCCTTCACGACTCTGGGCTTCTCTGTCAG TGATTCAAGTTTGAGAGCTGCACCAGGCCACAAATGCAAGCTGACCAAGTCAGTGTCTCTGCCTGGTCAAAACGGAAACCCCACCTTTGCTGCCGTGGCTGCAGGATATGACAAAAGCCCAG GTGGCAGCAGTGCTGGAAAAGCAGCGGTAAGCCGACCAGACTTCCAGGGGAAGAACGGCCCCCCACACATGACATCAGTGGAGAGTGACAGCTCTGACAG CTCTGGACTGTGGAGTCCAGTTGGCAACGGGAGAAGCCCTAGTTTGACTTCCATCAACTCTTTCTCTGCGTTCGGATCAAGCAATACTTTCAACCTGTCGGGAG TGTTCAGTGGGATGACCTCTGGGAGGAGCTTGGAGCCCCAGCAGAGCTGGCCCGACTTCAGCCGGGCCCCCgccccctcgtcctcctccaccgGCTCAGTGTGGCCCAGCGAGGCCCTGcagccctggccctgctcctccagctccccctccacccccaccacg TCCATCCTCGGCGGCGGCAGCAGCCTGTGGTCGTCCAGCCCTCCCTTCAGCCCCTCCATCTGGTCCACCAGCGCTGACTCCACCCCTCTGCACTCCTtcaccccgccccccacctcccctctctccgacCTGATTGGCAGCTCGGAAAACGACGGCCAGTCTCCCGGCCACACAGCCCTCGCCCAGAATGACCTGAGCCCCACCTACAACCCCTGGAGCATGTGGAGGCCCACCTTCAGCCGACGCAGCTCAGAGCCCTGGCCCAATGCCTCGGACGGCAACCCCAAATGA
- the LOC124474421 gene encoding transmembrane protein 131-like isoform X2 → MSTSLSSDSLFPLLMALLSSLTPSSSLQRGNSRPIRFEPSMLDFHEQPVGMPKMEKVYLHNSSPEEISLISISATTAHFHASFFENRIILPGGNTSFDVVFLARVVGNVENTLFINTSHHGVFTYQVFGVGIPNPYRLRPFIGARVPVNSSFSPLINIHNPHSEPLQVVEMYTSGGDLNLELPTGQQGGTHNLWEIPPFETKGVMRASFSSRDADNHTAFIRIKTNASDPDQFIILPVEVEVTSAPGIYSSIEMLDFGTLRSQDKPKQLNLHLLNSGAKDVQITSVRATPSNDAITMDFKGITLKAGENRYTKVASIHFDASKVQKQTQSSGKITVKAKEKSYSKLEIPYQAEVLDGYLGFDHTVTLFHIRDSVMEPVVKPIHLTNTFHFAIHIHHVALPEEANTMFKVQNFSEPVLIPPQESRYIFSLHFRPVRPSTHIDSNILLVTNASRFHLPIRAYTGFLEALVLFPSLHEHLLDFGVLSATDTSSILFAVVNSNPIELVLQPWLVTGENLNVELLKIEKGNRTTVQAKSPELRNATATSHQTVILASGYYSVFRVTLVAKDLEGPYDGAIHITTDYEILTIPVKAVIAVGTLSSYPKHIVLPPSFPGKVVHHSFSIVSSFSQRVRLLQIHSLTDDKRFYYRRLKTSRDELEPKRKSKVAKIYFDSSLQCGDHCYVGVPFVLKSEARPSGLGMQEDMWDSDVDLYQMLRKKWKELQQVSGNTAEAVFEANADLQKIVQTKISAELTWPSVINSSRQLLFPLTSINSSSEMEVILENPADVPVYIQILPLALYPNLCYVTSQLAQMFPLERLPHFNPNTLEFHIDRHNKSFLKSSAGFGEGSTQPYVYNLPLPPEGVKSLRVKFSPVSNHTVTSLLMIRNNLTVVEFLVVQGQGSYERLKLGGKSPGPGAFLRFKMSESHLKECSDKTKSKEPNFTLRRSFKIENTGQLLIDIRSIEINGRACEGFGFKVLSCQEFALKPNASKDIVILFTPDFTASRVTRELKLLTAGGSRFVFALNASLPYHMLASCAATLPRPNWELELYIIISVVMSSMFLLVVVTAYLEALGIWEMFKRRMCFETSSNSMETGKPFDLREIVRLQNDAHLNDYTESTQHPLRGTTNPVSRAASRHARGGHSRASNQPSVPSSQPGAKASENTPSPSQLASRKARSSRQPQPVPGPPEIQTPSPPGAPAPPQGPLEAAQRLPSEEQDYMSLVEAMDKDLDRPEASAEELAQDQTSVQAKANGIKGKLQRKPKSLKRKEERELRTKGRTQGEEALREDNDDTSSTTTETSNPDTESGLREEMIHKKSRSPVLEKAKEETGEHNKSKNKKPVHTKDKTLNDAKSSSLELPYVTPLENKRKIFNSKTVLTQALANSSPTAAVRATPPKPRAPVPYGKLEDRRPSPLAKFLSHESGSSSGSEGEKDVSPPPEWDCVPLFKTHSAVDSMQQISMQTMNADLFLKRPIGTPPPLPPCASTCDSFTTLGFSVSDSSLRAAPGHKCKLTKSVSLPGQNGNPTFAAVAAGYDKSPGGSSAGKAAVSRPDFQGKNGPPHMTSVESDSSDSSGLWSPVGNGRSPSLTSINSFSAFGSSNTFNLSGVFSGMTSGRSLEPQQSWPDFSRAPAPSSSSTGSVWPSEALQPWPCSSSSPSTPTTSILGGGSSLWSSSPPFSPSIWSTSADSTPLHSFTPPPTSPLSDLIGSSENDGQSPGHTALAQNDLSPTYNPWSMWRPTFSRRSSEPWPNASDGNPK, encoded by the exons ATGTCCACCAGTCTGTCCAGTGACTCCTTGTTCCCACTGCTCATggccctcctttcttctctaaCTCCCAGCTCGTCCTTACAGCGAGGAAACAGCAGGCCGATCCGCTTTGAACCATCCATGCTGGATTTCCATGAACA GCCTGTGGGAATGCCAAAAATGGAGAAAGTATACCTACACAACTCCAGTCCAGAGGAGATAAGCTTGATATCTATATCGGCAACAACTGCACATTTTCATGCATCTTTCTTTGAAAACAGG ATAATCCTCCCGGGGGGAAATACATCGTTTGATGTGGTCTTTCTGGCACGAGTAGTGGGGAACGTAGagaatactttatttataaatacCTCACATCACGGAGTGTTTACATATCAG GTATTTGGTGTGGGGATCCCTAACCCTTACAGGCTGAGGCCCTTTATTGGGGCCAGAGTGCCTGTGAACAGCAGTTTCTCTCCCCTCATCAATATCCACAACCCCCACAGTGAGCCATTGCAG gTCGTAGAGATGTACACTAGTGGAGGGGACCTAAATCTTGAGCTACCCACAGGGCAGCAAGGAGGGACTCACAATCTGTGG GAGATCCCTCCGTTTGAGACTAAGGGGGTTATGAGGGCCAGTTTCTCCTCGCGAGACGCCGACAATCACACAGCGTTCATCAGGATCAAGACCAACGCCTCGGACCCAGATCAGTTCATCATCCTgcctgtggaggtggaggtcacCTCAG CACCAGGAATCTACTCCTCAATAGAGATGCTTGACTTTGGGACGCTGCGGTCACAAG ATAAACCAAAACAACTAAATTTGCATCTTCTAAATTCGGGGGCGAAAGATGTACAGATTACA AGCGTACGAGCGACACCCTCAAACGATGCCATCACCATGGACTTCAAGGGCATCACCCTGAAAGCTGGGGAGAATAGATACACCAAAGTTGCAAGTATACATTTTGACG CGTCGAAAGTCCAGAAGCAAACCCAGTCTTCTGGGAAAATAACTGTGAAAGCAAAAGAGAAAAGCTACTCGAAACTTGAAATCCCATACCAAGCTGAAGTTCTAGATGG GTATTTGGGGTTTGACCACACGGTCACCTTGTTCCACATCAGGGACAGTGTGATGGAGCCAGTGGTGAAGCCCATCCACCTCACCAACACCTTCCACTTTGCCATACACATCCACCATGTTGCACTACCAGAGGAAGCCAACACCATGTTTAAG GTGCAGAACTTCAGCGAGCCAGTCCTGATTCCCCCTCAGGAGTCCCGCTACATCTTCTCCCTCCACTTCCGGCCAGTccgcccctccacacacatcgACAGCAACATCCTCCTGGTCACGAATGCCTCCAGGTTCCACCTGCCCATCCGTGCATATACTGGCTTCCTAGAG GCTTTGGTTCTGTTTCCCAGTCTGCATGAGCACCTCCTGGACTTTGGAGTCCTCAGCGCTACAGACACCAGCAGTATTCTCTTTGCCGTTGTCAACAGCAACCCCATAGAG CTGGTTCTGCAGCCATGGCTGGTGACAGGGGAGAACCTGAACGTGGAGCTGCTGAAGATTGAAAAGGGAAACCGGACCACGGTGCAGGCCAAGAGCCCAGAGCTCCGGAACGCCACTGCCACCTCACACCAAACA GTCATCCTAGCCTCAGGCTATTACTCTGTGTTCAGGGTCACATTGGTGGCTAAGGACTTGGAGGGGCCGTATGACGGAGCCATACACATCACAACAGACTACGAG ATATTAACAATCCCAGTCAAAGCGGTTATAGCCGTGGGAACGCTCAGCAGCTACCCCAAGCACATCGTCCTGCCGCCCTCCTTTCCG ggtaaAGTGGTCCACCATAGTTTCAGCATCGTCAGCTCCTTCTCTCAGAGGGTGCGGCTGCTGCAGATCCACTCCCTCACGGACGACAAGCGCTTCTACTACAGGCGGCTGAAGACCAGCCGAGACGAGCTGGAGCCCAAACGCAAGTCCAAG gtcgCAAAGATTTACTTTGACTCCAGTTTGCAGTGTGGCGATCACTGTTATGTGGGAGTACCGTTTGTTCTAAAAT CTGAGGCCCGGCCGTCTGGGCTAGGCATGCAGGAGGACATGTGGGACTCTGACGTGGATTTGTATCAAATGCTGCGGAAGAAGTGGAAGGAACTGCAGCAGGTTTCCGGAAACAC TGCGGAAGCCGTGTTCGAGGCCAACGCTGACCTCCAGAAGATTGTGCAGACCAAGATCTCGGCGGAGCTGACGTGGCCGTCCGTCATCAACTCCTCCCGGCAGCTCCTCTTCCCTCTGACCAGCATCAACAGCTCCTCA GAAATGGAGGTGATCCTGGAGAACCCTGCTGATGTCCCGGTCTACATCCAGATCCTCCCCCTAGCCCTGTACCCCAACCTGTGCTACGTCACCAGCCAACTGGCTCAAAT GTTTCCCCTGGAGAGACTCCCTCACTTCAACCCCAACACACTGGAATTCCACATCGACAGGCATAAT AAATCGTTCCTGAAGAGCAGCGCGGGCTTCGGCGAGGGCTCGACCCAGCCCTACGTTTACAACCTGCCCCTGCCGCCGGAGGGGGTCAAGTCCCTCCGTGTGAAATTCTCCCCCGTCAGCAACCACacggtcacctctctgctcaTGATCAG aaaCAACTTGACTGTGGTGGAGTTTCTTGTGGTCCAGGGTCAGGGCAGTTACGAGAGGCTGAAGTTGGGCGGGAAGTCCCCAGGACCTGGGGCTTTTCTCAGGTTCAAGATGTCTGAATCTCACCTGAAGGAATGCTCCGACA AAACGAAGTCCAAGGAGCCAAACTTCACGCTCAGGAGATCCTTCAAGATTGAGAACACGGGTCAGCTGCTCATCGACATACGGTCCATCGAAATAAACGGACGAGCCTGTGAGGGATTTGGATTCAAAGTCCTCAGTTGCCAAGAGTTTGCACTAAAACCCAACGCTTCAAAAGACATAGTCATACT ATTCACGCCAGACTTCACAGCCTCCAGGGTGACCAGGGAGCTGAAGCTTCTGACGGCTGGGGGCTCCCGCTTTGTGTTTGCCCTGAACGCCTCGCTGCCCTATCACATGCTGGCGTCGTGCGCCGCCACCCTGCCCAGACCCAACTGGGAGCTGGAGCTGTACATCATCATCTCTGTCGTCATGAG CTCCATGTTCCTCCTGGTGGTGGTGACTGCCTACCTGGAGGCTCTGGGGATCTGGGAGATGTTCAAGAGACGCATGTGTTTCGAAACGTCGAGCAATTCCATGGAGACGGGGAAACCCTTTGACCTCAGGGAAATAGTACGCCTGCAAAATGACGCTCA tttaaACGATTACACAGAGTCCACCCAGCACCCGCTGCGAGGGACGACCAACCCCGTCTCCAGAGCCGCCAGCCGACACGCCAGAGGGGGCCACAGCAGGGCGTCAAACCAACCCTCCGTGCCCTCCTCCCAACCCGGCGCCAAGGCCTCCGaaaacaccccctcccccagccagctGGCCAGCCGCAAGGCCCGGTCCAGCAGACAGCCGCAGCCGGTCCCTGGGCCTCCGGAGATCcagaccccctccccacccggtGCCCCGGCCCCGCCGCAGGGCCCCCTGGAGGCGGCCCAGCGGCTCCCCTCAGAGGAGCAGGACTACATGAGCCTGGTGGAGGCCATGGATAAGGACCTGGACAGGCCTGAGGCCTCAGCTGAAGAGCTGGCCCAGGACCAGACCTCGGTTCAGGCCAAAG ccaacgGAATCAAAGGGAAACTACAGCGCAAGCCCAAATCtctgaagaggaaggaggagagggagctgagGACCAAGGGGAGGACTCAAGGAGAGGAGGCGCTGAGGGAGGACAACGACGACAcgtcctccaccaccacagAGACGTCCAACCCCGACACGGAGAGCGGCCTCAGAGAG GAAATGATTCATAAGAAGAGCCGATCACCCGTGTTGGAGAAAGCCAAAGAGGAAACGGGCGAGCACAACAAGTCCAAGAACAAGAAGCCAGTCCATACAAAGGACAAGACCCTAAATGATGCAAAGTCAAg ctcaCTGGAACTTCCGTATGTCACCCCACTGGAAAACAAACGCAAGATCTTCAACAGCAAGACGGTGTTAACCCAGGCACTGGCCAACAGTTCACCTACAGCAGCTGTCAGAGCCACGCCCCCAAAGCCAAGAG cCCCAGTGCCTTATGGGAAGTTGGAGGACCGgcgtccctcccccctcgccaAGTTCCTGTCTCACGAGagcggcagcagcagcggctccgagggagagaaggacgtctccccccccccagagtggGACTGTGTCCCCCTCTTCAAAACCCACAGTG ctgtcgACAGCATGCAGCAGATCTCCATGCAGACCATGAACGCCGACCTTTTCCTGAAAAGACCCATcggcacccctccccctctcccaccctgcgCGTCCACCTGTGACTCCTTCACGACTCTGGGCTTCTCTGTCAG TGATTCAAGTTTGAGAGCTGCACCAGGCCACAAATGCAAGCTGACCAAGTCAGTGTCTCTGCCTGGTCAAAACGGAAACCCCACCTTTGCTGCCGTGGCTGCAGGATATGACAAAAGCCCAG GTGGCAGCAGTGCTGGAAAAGCAGCGGTAAGCCGACCAGACTTCCAGGGGAAGAACGGCCCCCCACACATGACATCAGTGGAGAGTGACAGCTCTGACAG CTCTGGACTGTGGAGTCCAGTTGGCAACGGGAGAAGCCCTAGTTTGACTTCCATCAACTCTTTCTCTGCGTTCGGATCAAGCAATACTTTCAACCTGTCGGGAG TGTTCAGTGGGATGACCTCTGGGAGGAGCTTGGAGCCCCAGCAGAGCTGGCCCGACTTCAGCCGGGCCCCCgccccctcgtcctcctccaccgGCTCAGTGTGGCCCAGCGAGGCCCTGcagccctggccctgctcctccagctccccctccacccccaccacg TCCATCCTCGGCGGCGGCAGCAGCCTGTGGTCGTCCAGCCCTCCCTTCAGCCCCTCCATCTGGTCCACCAGCGCTGACTCCACCCCTCTGCACTCCTtcaccccgccccccacctcccctctctccgacCTGATTGGCAGCTCGGAAAACGACGGCCAGTCTCCCGGCCACACAGCCCTCGCCCAGAATGACCTGAGCCCCACCTACAACCCCTGGAGCATGTGGAGGCCCACCTTCAGCCGACGCAGCTCAGAGCCCTGGCCCAATGCCTCGGACGGCAACCCCAAATGA